Proteins encoded within one genomic window of Ptiloglossa arizonensis isolate GNS036 chromosome 3, iyPtiAriz1_principal, whole genome shotgun sequence:
- the LOC143144345 gene encoding uncharacterized protein LOC143144345 isoform X1, with the protein MAAPVIEKKRFFCREWAFVKLSHCLEQRPASKTCGALIVGGPGSGKTALCAELAWPSTSTNARHQRSLNRRLLARHFCQARSEASLSPAQFVRSLVAQLLQASSDGIHRVSPSSPTPGSTTTTTTNATTVPLTSREVVAEAYAEKLRTDPDIQAALQPDVLDRDPDDALKKALLFPLLEVEPPKSCLFLLVDSIDEGQTLNSPQTGTRDSRRENDNVSRTIAELLANHHHLFPQWLLLVCTARRQSKSISRMFTGFRKISLDDLRKCHVVRDVQQYILARLDQEEALRQHISCDTAEMLNQLHIKSNGCFLYLEKVLDGVAENFIVLREVREIPGTLNGLYLWLCQRLFSRKQFAKVQPLLNVILAAKLPITQEILYKCVKTACTSITVEDFNRRLHLLRRVISVSRAGALMLFHHSFAEWLLDVKHCTQKYLCSAIEGHAMLAGYYTLRGSELNPDEICVLGQHLQRAITNVATTNCNLDVHTLQVLWMIGSGALIEDCYLDSSECILWPRQEVKLLRLLIDAGAKPSEKVAEDDASKDAISSSQVSQDVSPMDESPSEPLTELLGEGGDINQTDSCGRTVLHTLAVDGNASLLELALATCPQAKLEATDRHGQTPLNLAARHGYADVVRVLLAAGACADHADCDGWTALRAAAWGGHTQVVEMLLEHGALVDCADWDQRTALRAAAWGGHEDIVKALLQHGADVNRTDDEGRTALIAAAYMGHSEIVEHLLDFGAEIDHADSDGRTALSVAALCVPSNHGYAKVVTILLERGAAVDHQDKDGMTPLLVAAFEGHRDVCELLLEYEADVDHCDATGRTPLWAAASMGHGSVVALLLFWGCYVDSIDNEGRTVLSVAAAQGGTDVVKQLLDRGLDEQHRDNSGWTPLHYAAFEGHIDVCEALLEAGAKIDETDNDGKGALMLAAQEGHYTLVERLLEQHSAPIDQHAHDGKTALRLAALEGHYDTVRVLLAHNADVNAKDADGRSTLYILALENRLAMARFLLEHARADVESRDSEGRTPLHVSAWQGHVEMVALLLTEGAANVNACDNENRTPLHSAAWQGHAAIVRLLLEHGATPDHTCNQGATALGIAAQEGHEHCVRALLNHGADPSHSDHCGRNAIKVAAKSGHDTVVRLLEEHSANQRSLRPGINGGGSSSATSVTSNSTAETKPSSAILNPLSTQYSPAESPDSTKRRSCVSLGNNSSNSKSSSNLTGSTKSDQGKFNQNSMVNQVIKTPLSFTQQLQQCSRGAKSRPLSKLLSPLKSEPQSPIYASPPHSPLSDSLIPYSPTNTSPPSAQIAANVIQSQLGVSLLTGNQNIPYKTQIGGYNHTPAIYEPINIKTEIIDKNDVSKPFELTNEMLGLNVGKEKKNGLDEKRNSADTHFTRDTHMRIILGNSGAGVGRSVKHTSDHTPGSASNAKPKRNGLVSNPAMRLVAGVRNGIENATNRNKPITTRVNGFQWKAEARKETPL; encoded by the exons ATGGCGGCGCCGGTGATCGAGAAGAAGCGGTTCTTCTGCCGCGAATGGGCGTTCGTGAAGCTCTCCCATTGCTTGGAGCAGAGGCCAGCCTCGAAGACCTGCGGTGCTCTGATCGTTGGCGGTCCCGGAAGCGGGAAGACGGCACTCTGCGCGGAGCTAGCCTGGCCATCGACCAGCACCAACGCCAGACACCAGAGGTCCTTGAACAGGAGGCTACTCGCCAGGCACTTTTGTCAGGCCAGAAGCGAGGCATCCCTCTCACCGGCTCAGTTCGTAAGATCTTTGGTCGCTCAGCTTCTACAGGCCAGCTCAGATGGGATTCACAG AGTGTCGCCAAGCTCACCGACTCCTGGCAGCACCACTACGACGACCACCAACGCCACGACAGTCCCCTTGACTTCGAGGGAAGTAGTGGCGGAAGCTTACGCCGAAAAACTCAGAACTGACCCAGACATACAGGCTGCCCTGCAACCGGACGTTTTAGATAGAGATCCTGACGACGCTTTGAAGAAGGCTCTGCTGTTTCCCCTGTTAGAGGTGGAGCCACCGAAGAGCTGTCTGTTCCTGTTGGTCGATTCTATCGACGAGGGGCAGACCTTGAATTCACCCCAGACCGGTACCAGAGACTCAAGAAGGGAAAACGACAATGTTAGCAGAACAATTGCCGAATTATTGGCCAACCATCATCATCTGTTCCCTCAATGGTTGCTCTTGGTTTGTACCGCTCGGCGTCAAAGTAAATCGATCTCACGGATGTTCACCGGGTTCCGTAAGATCTCGTTGGACGATCTAAGGAAATGTCACGTGGTCAGAGATGTTCAGCAGTACATCCTTGCGCGATTAGATCAGGAGGAGGCGCTCAG GCAGCACATCTCGTGCGATACAGCCGAGATGCTAAACCAGCTGCACATCAAGAGCAACGGTTGCTTTCTGTACCTGGAAAAGGTTCTCGATGGTGTGGCCGAAAACTTTATCGTCCTGCGAGAAGTCCGCGAGATACCAGGCACATTGAACGGTCTGTACCTTTGGCTGTGTCAAAGACTCTTCAGCAGAAAGCAGTTCGCAAAAGTTCAGCCACTGTTGAACGTGATCCTTGCCGCTAAGCTGCCAATCACCCAGGAGATCCTCTACAAATGCGTGAAGACAGCTTGCACCAGTATCACCGTGGAGGACTTCAATCGACGTTTACATCTTCTGCGCAGAGTCATCTCGGTGTCACGTGCTGGCGCCCTAATGCTGTTCCATCACAGTTTCGCCGAGTGGTTACTCGACGTCAAACACTGCACGCAAAAGTACCTGTGCTCCGCCATAGAAGGACACGCCATGTTAGCTGGTTATTACACACTTCGCGGATCGGAACTGAACCCAGACGAAATCTGCGTGCTGGGACAGCATCTTCAACGAGCCATAACGAACGTAGCCACTACGAACTGCAACTTGGACGTCCACACGCTTCAGGTGCTCTGGATGATAGGCAGCGGAGCACTCATCGAAGATTGCTACCTGGACAGCTCCGAATGCATTCTCTGGCCCAGGCAAGAGGTGAAGTTACTGAGACTGCTCATCGATGCTGGGGCTAAACCATCCGAGAAGGTGGCGGAAGACGATGCCAGCAAGGATGCTATTTCTTCTAGTCAg GTCTCGCAAGATGTAAGCCCAATGGATGAATCTCCTAGCGAACCATTAACAGAACTGCTCGGCGAGGGCGGAGACATCAATCAAACTGATTCTTGCGGAAGAACAGTGCTGCATACACTTGCCGTAGACGGTAATGCATCTCTGTTGGAGTTAGCTCTAGCAACGTGCCCTCAG GCAAAACTAGAAGCCACTGACCGTCATGGTCAGACACCATTGAACTTGGCTGCCAGACACGGCTACGCAGATGTGGTCCGTGTACTCCTGGCTGCTGGAGCCTGTGCAGATCATGCGGACTGCGACGGTTGGACGGCCCTTAGAGCTGCTGCCTGGGGTGGACACACTCAG gtGGTCGAAATGCTCTTGGAACACGGAGCATTGGTAGATTGCGCTGACTGGGATCAACGAACCGCACTGAGAGCAGCTGCGTGGGGTGGCCACGAGGACATCGTTAAAGCACTTCTGCAGCACGGCGCCGACGTCAACAGAACGGATGACGAGGGCAGAACCGCCTTAATTGCTGCTGCCTACATGGGTCACAGTGAGATTGTCGAACACCTTCTAGACTTCGGCGCGGAGATCGATCACGCTGATAGCGACGGAAGAACAGCCCTTAGCGTTGCTGCTTTGTGTGTTCCTTCCAACCATGGCTATGCAAAA GTAGTTACAATACTCTTGGAGAGAGGAGCTGCTGTTGATCATCAAGACAAGGACGGCATGACTCCATTGTTGGTAGCAGCGTTCGAAGGACACAGGGACGTTTGCGAATTGCTTCTGGAATACGAAGCAGACGTAGACCACTGTGACGCCACGGGACGTACACCTTTATGGGCAGCAGCCAGTATGGGCCATGGATCGGTTGTCGCTCTTCTGTTATTCTGGGGATGTTACGTTGACAGCATTGATAACGAGGGCAGGACCGTTCTCAGCGTGGCTGCTGCCCAAGGTGGTACCGATGTGGTGAAACAATTGCTGGACAGAG GTTTAGATGAACAACACAGAGACAATTCGGGCTGGACACCTTTGCATTACGCGGCGTTCGAAGGTCACATCGACGTTTGCGAAGCATTGTTGGAAGCTGGAGCCAAAATTGATGAAACTGACAATGACGGAAAGGGAGCTCTCATGCTCGCCGCTCAAGAAGGACACTATACGTTAGTTGAAAGATTGCTGGAGCAGCACAGTGCACCAATTGATCAACACGCTCACGATGGGAAAACTGCTTTGAG ACTTGCAGCTCTTGAGGGACATTACGATACTGTTAGAGTATTGTTGGCTCATAATGCTGATGTCAACGCGAAAGATGCAGACGGCAGAAGCACTCTCTACATCCTCGCCTTGGAGAACAGACTGGCAATGGCGCGATTCTTGTTGGAACACGCACGCGCTGATgtagaaagtagagattcgGAA GGCAGAACTCCTCTGCATGTAAGTGCTTGGCAAGGACACGTTGAGATGGTAGCTTTATTGCTAACAGAAGGTGCTGCCAATGTAAACGCCTGTGACAACGAGAACAGAACTCCTCTTCATTCCGCAGCCTGGCAAGGACATGCTGCTATTGTTAGACTACTTCTAGAACATGGAGCTACCCCTGATCACACTTGTAACCAAGGAGCAACAGCTCTAG GTATTGCTGCACAAGAAGGCCACGAACACTGTGTGCGTGCACTTCTTAATCATGGTGCTGACCCCAGTCATTCGGATCACTGTGGTCGTAATGCGATTAAAGTTGCTGCTAAAAGTGGTCACGACACTGTGGTGAGGCTACTTGAAGAACATTCTGCTAATCAAAGAAGTCTAAGACCTGGTATTAATGGAG GTGGAAGTAGCAGTGCTACTTCAGTCACCTCCAATTCAACGGCAGAAACAAAACCATCATCTGCAATTCTAAATCCCCTCTCAACGCAGTATAGTCCTGCAGAATCGCCAGATTCAACAAAGAGAAGAAGCTGTGTTTCACTGGGCAATAACTCTAGCAACAGTAAATCTAGCAGCAACTTGACTGGCAGCACAAAAAGCGATCAAGGAAAATTTAATCAGAACTCGATGGTGAATCAGGTAATAAAA ACACCATTATCTTTCACGCAACAACTTCAACAATGTTCGAGGGGAGCGAAGAGTCGACCGCTCAGCAAACTCTTGTCACCTTTGAAAAGCGAACCGCAGAGTCCAATCTATGCTTCGCCACCTCATTCACCATTAAGCGACAGCCTCATACCCTATTCACCTACGAACACAAGTCCACCGAGCGCCCAAATAGCAGCGAACGTGATACAAAGTCAACTGGGGGTGTCTTTGTTAACCGGAAACCAGAATATACCATACAAAACACAGATCGGAGGATACAATCACACGCCAGCCATTTACGAGCCGATCAACATAAAAACAGAGATCATCGATAAAAATGATGTTAGTAAACCGTTCGAATTGACGAACGAAATGTTAGGTTTAAATGTtggaaaagagaagaagaatggGCTCGACGAAAAAAGGAACTCAGCTGATACCCATTTTACAAGAGATACTCACATGAGGATAATTCTGGGAAATAGTGGAGCTGGTGTTGGCAGAAGCGTGAAACATACTTCGGACCATACTCCTGGCAG TGCAAGTAATGCAAAACCAAAGCGCAATGGCTTGGTTTCCAACCCAGCCATGAGATTAGTAGCGGGTGTTAGGAATGGAATTGAGAATGCGACTAATAGAAATAAACCTATTACAACGCGAGTAAATGGATTTCAGTGGAAGGCAGAGGCACGAAAGGAAACACCTTTGTAG
- the LOC143144345 gene encoding uncharacterized protein LOC143144345 isoform X2, translated as MAAPVIEKKRFFCREWAFVKLSHCLEQRPASKTCGALIVGGPGSGKTALCAELAWPSTSTNARHQRSLNRRLLARHFCQARSEASLSPAQFVRSLVAQLLQASSDGIHRVSPSSPTPGSTTTTTTNATTVPLTSREVVAEAYAEKLRTDPDIQAALQPDVLDRDPDDALKKALLFPLLEVEPPKSCLFLLVDSIDEGQTLNSPQTGTRDSRRENDNVSRTIAELLANHHHLFPQWLLLVCTARRQSKSISRMFTGFRKISLDDLRKCHVVRDVQQYILARLDQEEALRQHISCDTAEMLNQLHIKSNGCFLYLEKVLDGVAENFIVLREVREIPGTLNGLYLWLCQRLFSRKQFAKVQPLLNVILAAKLPITQEILYKCVKTACTSITVEDFNRRLHLLRRVISVSRAGALMLFHHSFAEWLLDVKHCTQKYLCSAIEGHAMLAGYYTLRGSELNPDEICVLGQHLQRAITNVATTNCNLDVHTLQVLWMIGSGALIEDCYLDSSECILWPRQEVKLLRLLIDAGAKPSEKVAEDDASKDAISSSQVSQDVSPMDESPSEPLTELLGEGGDINQTDSCGRTVLHTLAVDGNASLLELALATCPQAKLEATDRHGQTPLNLAARHGYADVVRVLLAAGACADHADCDGWTALRAAAWGGHTQVVEMLLEHGALVDCADWDQRTALRAAAWGGHEDIVKALLQHGADVNRTDDEGRTALIAAAYMGHSEIVEHLLDFGAEIDHADSDGRTALSVAALCVPSNHGYAKVVTILLERGAAVDHQDKDGMTPLLVAAFEGHRDVCELLLEYEADVDHCDATGRTPLWAAASMGHGSVVALLLFWGCYVDSIDNEGRTVLSVAAAQGGTDVVKQLLDRGLDEQHRDNSGWTPLHYAAFEGHIDVCEALLEAGAKIDETDNDGKGALMLAAQEGHYTLVERLLEQHSAPIDQHAHDGKTALRLAALEGHYDTVRVLLAHNADVNAKDADGRSTLYILALENRLAMARFLLEHARADVESRDSEGRTPLHVSAWQGHVEMVALLLTEGAANVNACDNENRTPLHSAAWQGHAAIVRLLLEHGATPDHTCNQGATALGIAAQEGHEHCVRALLNHGADPSHSDHCGRNAIKVAAKSGHDTVVRLLEEHSANQRSLRPGINGGGSSSATSVTSNSTAETKPSSAILNPLSTQYSPAESPDSTKRRSCVSLGNNSSNSKSSSNLTGSTKSDQGKFNQNSMVNQTPLSFTQQLQQCSRGAKSRPLSKLLSPLKSEPQSPIYASPPHSPLSDSLIPYSPTNTSPPSAQIAANVIQSQLGVSLLTGNQNIPYKTQIGGYNHTPAIYEPINIKTEIIDKNDVSKPFELTNEMLGLNVGKEKKNGLDEKRNSADTHFTRDTHMRIILGNSGAGVGRSVKHTSDHTPGSASNAKPKRNGLVSNPAMRLVAGVRNGIENATNRNKPITTRVNGFQWKAEARKETPL; from the exons ATGGCGGCGCCGGTGATCGAGAAGAAGCGGTTCTTCTGCCGCGAATGGGCGTTCGTGAAGCTCTCCCATTGCTTGGAGCAGAGGCCAGCCTCGAAGACCTGCGGTGCTCTGATCGTTGGCGGTCCCGGAAGCGGGAAGACGGCACTCTGCGCGGAGCTAGCCTGGCCATCGACCAGCACCAACGCCAGACACCAGAGGTCCTTGAACAGGAGGCTACTCGCCAGGCACTTTTGTCAGGCCAGAAGCGAGGCATCCCTCTCACCGGCTCAGTTCGTAAGATCTTTGGTCGCTCAGCTTCTACAGGCCAGCTCAGATGGGATTCACAG AGTGTCGCCAAGCTCACCGACTCCTGGCAGCACCACTACGACGACCACCAACGCCACGACAGTCCCCTTGACTTCGAGGGAAGTAGTGGCGGAAGCTTACGCCGAAAAACTCAGAACTGACCCAGACATACAGGCTGCCCTGCAACCGGACGTTTTAGATAGAGATCCTGACGACGCTTTGAAGAAGGCTCTGCTGTTTCCCCTGTTAGAGGTGGAGCCACCGAAGAGCTGTCTGTTCCTGTTGGTCGATTCTATCGACGAGGGGCAGACCTTGAATTCACCCCAGACCGGTACCAGAGACTCAAGAAGGGAAAACGACAATGTTAGCAGAACAATTGCCGAATTATTGGCCAACCATCATCATCTGTTCCCTCAATGGTTGCTCTTGGTTTGTACCGCTCGGCGTCAAAGTAAATCGATCTCACGGATGTTCACCGGGTTCCGTAAGATCTCGTTGGACGATCTAAGGAAATGTCACGTGGTCAGAGATGTTCAGCAGTACATCCTTGCGCGATTAGATCAGGAGGAGGCGCTCAG GCAGCACATCTCGTGCGATACAGCCGAGATGCTAAACCAGCTGCACATCAAGAGCAACGGTTGCTTTCTGTACCTGGAAAAGGTTCTCGATGGTGTGGCCGAAAACTTTATCGTCCTGCGAGAAGTCCGCGAGATACCAGGCACATTGAACGGTCTGTACCTTTGGCTGTGTCAAAGACTCTTCAGCAGAAAGCAGTTCGCAAAAGTTCAGCCACTGTTGAACGTGATCCTTGCCGCTAAGCTGCCAATCACCCAGGAGATCCTCTACAAATGCGTGAAGACAGCTTGCACCAGTATCACCGTGGAGGACTTCAATCGACGTTTACATCTTCTGCGCAGAGTCATCTCGGTGTCACGTGCTGGCGCCCTAATGCTGTTCCATCACAGTTTCGCCGAGTGGTTACTCGACGTCAAACACTGCACGCAAAAGTACCTGTGCTCCGCCATAGAAGGACACGCCATGTTAGCTGGTTATTACACACTTCGCGGATCGGAACTGAACCCAGACGAAATCTGCGTGCTGGGACAGCATCTTCAACGAGCCATAACGAACGTAGCCACTACGAACTGCAACTTGGACGTCCACACGCTTCAGGTGCTCTGGATGATAGGCAGCGGAGCACTCATCGAAGATTGCTACCTGGACAGCTCCGAATGCATTCTCTGGCCCAGGCAAGAGGTGAAGTTACTGAGACTGCTCATCGATGCTGGGGCTAAACCATCCGAGAAGGTGGCGGAAGACGATGCCAGCAAGGATGCTATTTCTTCTAGTCAg GTCTCGCAAGATGTAAGCCCAATGGATGAATCTCCTAGCGAACCATTAACAGAACTGCTCGGCGAGGGCGGAGACATCAATCAAACTGATTCTTGCGGAAGAACAGTGCTGCATACACTTGCCGTAGACGGTAATGCATCTCTGTTGGAGTTAGCTCTAGCAACGTGCCCTCAG GCAAAACTAGAAGCCACTGACCGTCATGGTCAGACACCATTGAACTTGGCTGCCAGACACGGCTACGCAGATGTGGTCCGTGTACTCCTGGCTGCTGGAGCCTGTGCAGATCATGCGGACTGCGACGGTTGGACGGCCCTTAGAGCTGCTGCCTGGGGTGGACACACTCAG gtGGTCGAAATGCTCTTGGAACACGGAGCATTGGTAGATTGCGCTGACTGGGATCAACGAACCGCACTGAGAGCAGCTGCGTGGGGTGGCCACGAGGACATCGTTAAAGCACTTCTGCAGCACGGCGCCGACGTCAACAGAACGGATGACGAGGGCAGAACCGCCTTAATTGCTGCTGCCTACATGGGTCACAGTGAGATTGTCGAACACCTTCTAGACTTCGGCGCGGAGATCGATCACGCTGATAGCGACGGAAGAACAGCCCTTAGCGTTGCTGCTTTGTGTGTTCCTTCCAACCATGGCTATGCAAAA GTAGTTACAATACTCTTGGAGAGAGGAGCTGCTGTTGATCATCAAGACAAGGACGGCATGACTCCATTGTTGGTAGCAGCGTTCGAAGGACACAGGGACGTTTGCGAATTGCTTCTGGAATACGAAGCAGACGTAGACCACTGTGACGCCACGGGACGTACACCTTTATGGGCAGCAGCCAGTATGGGCCATGGATCGGTTGTCGCTCTTCTGTTATTCTGGGGATGTTACGTTGACAGCATTGATAACGAGGGCAGGACCGTTCTCAGCGTGGCTGCTGCCCAAGGTGGTACCGATGTGGTGAAACAATTGCTGGACAGAG GTTTAGATGAACAACACAGAGACAATTCGGGCTGGACACCTTTGCATTACGCGGCGTTCGAAGGTCACATCGACGTTTGCGAAGCATTGTTGGAAGCTGGAGCCAAAATTGATGAAACTGACAATGACGGAAAGGGAGCTCTCATGCTCGCCGCTCAAGAAGGACACTATACGTTAGTTGAAAGATTGCTGGAGCAGCACAGTGCACCAATTGATCAACACGCTCACGATGGGAAAACTGCTTTGAG ACTTGCAGCTCTTGAGGGACATTACGATACTGTTAGAGTATTGTTGGCTCATAATGCTGATGTCAACGCGAAAGATGCAGACGGCAGAAGCACTCTCTACATCCTCGCCTTGGAGAACAGACTGGCAATGGCGCGATTCTTGTTGGAACACGCACGCGCTGATgtagaaagtagagattcgGAA GGCAGAACTCCTCTGCATGTAAGTGCTTGGCAAGGACACGTTGAGATGGTAGCTTTATTGCTAACAGAAGGTGCTGCCAATGTAAACGCCTGTGACAACGAGAACAGAACTCCTCTTCATTCCGCAGCCTGGCAAGGACATGCTGCTATTGTTAGACTACTTCTAGAACATGGAGCTACCCCTGATCACACTTGTAACCAAGGAGCAACAGCTCTAG GTATTGCTGCACAAGAAGGCCACGAACACTGTGTGCGTGCACTTCTTAATCATGGTGCTGACCCCAGTCATTCGGATCACTGTGGTCGTAATGCGATTAAAGTTGCTGCTAAAAGTGGTCACGACACTGTGGTGAGGCTACTTGAAGAACATTCTGCTAATCAAAGAAGTCTAAGACCTGGTATTAATGGAG GTGGAAGTAGCAGTGCTACTTCAGTCACCTCCAATTCAACGGCAGAAACAAAACCATCATCTGCAATTCTAAATCCCCTCTCAACGCAGTATAGTCCTGCAGAATCGCCAGATTCAACAAAGAGAAGAAGCTGTGTTTCACTGGGCAATAACTCTAGCAACAGTAAATCTAGCAGCAACTTGACTGGCAGCACAAAAAGCGATCAAGGAAAATTTAATCAGAACTCGATGGTGAATCAG ACACCATTATCTTTCACGCAACAACTTCAACAATGTTCGAGGGGAGCGAAGAGTCGACCGCTCAGCAAACTCTTGTCACCTTTGAAAAGCGAACCGCAGAGTCCAATCTATGCTTCGCCACCTCATTCACCATTAAGCGACAGCCTCATACCCTATTCACCTACGAACACAAGTCCACCGAGCGCCCAAATAGCAGCGAACGTGATACAAAGTCAACTGGGGGTGTCTTTGTTAACCGGAAACCAGAATATACCATACAAAACACAGATCGGAGGATACAATCACACGCCAGCCATTTACGAGCCGATCAACATAAAAACAGAGATCATCGATAAAAATGATGTTAGTAAACCGTTCGAATTGACGAACGAAATGTTAGGTTTAAATGTtggaaaagagaagaagaatggGCTCGACGAAAAAAGGAACTCAGCTGATACCCATTTTACAAGAGATACTCACATGAGGATAATTCTGGGAAATAGTGGAGCTGGTGTTGGCAGAAGCGTGAAACATACTTCGGACCATACTCCTGGCAG TGCAAGTAATGCAAAACCAAAGCGCAATGGCTTGGTTTCCAACCCAGCCATGAGATTAGTAGCGGGTGTTAGGAATGGAATTGAGAATGCGACTAATAGAAATAAACCTATTACAACGCGAGTAAATGGATTTCAGTGGAAGGCAGAGGCACGAAAGGAAACACCTTTGTAG